One genomic segment of Paenibacillus sp. FSL H8-0332 includes these proteins:
- the iolB gene encoding 5-deoxy-glucuronate isomerase, with protein sequence MSDLLIKAGTPDKDGCIAAVSPESAGWKYVGFEVYQLQAGATLERDSEENEVCLVLLAGKADIEVEGERFADIGGRMSVFEDMAPYAVYVPAGAHYEVSALSELELAVCLAPGSGKYPARLITPSDAAIEDRGYGSMTRKVVNILPEQSVAESLLVVEVRTGGGNWSSYPPHKHDQDNLPAESYLEETYYHRVNPAKGFVVQRVYNDDRSLDETIAVPDKSIVLVPEGYHPVSAPPGYDSYYLNVMAGPVRTWVFHNDPDHEWLFKPAQSGPVTAAE encoded by the coding sequence ATGTCTGATCTACTGATTAAGGCCGGAACGCCGGATAAGGATGGCTGTATCGCTGCGGTCAGCCCCGAGAGTGCCGGATGGAAGTATGTCGGGTTCGAGGTGTACCAATTGCAGGCCGGAGCTACCCTGGAGCGTGATAGCGAAGAGAATGAAGTCTGTCTGGTACTGCTGGCGGGCAAAGCAGATATAGAGGTGGAAGGCGAGCGGTTCGCCGATATCGGCGGACGCATGTCCGTTTTTGAAGATATGGCTCCTTATGCTGTATATGTTCCGGCGGGAGCGCATTATGAGGTTAGCGCACTGTCAGAGCTGGAGCTTGCGGTCTGCCTTGCTCCGGGAAGCGGCAAATATCCGGCACGGCTGATTACCCCGTCAGATGCGGCGATCGAGGACCGTGGCTATGGCAGCATGACTCGCAAAGTTGTTAATATCCTGCCTGAGCAGAGTGTGGCCGAGAGCCTGCTGGTGGTCGAGGTTCGCACGGGTGGCGGCAATTGGTCCAGCTATCCGCCGCACAAGCATGACCAGGATAACCTGCCGGCGGAATCCTACCTGGAGGAGACGTATTATCACCGGGTCAATCCCGCCAAGGGCTTCGTGGTGCAGCGGGTCTACAACGATGACCGCAGCCTCGACGAGACTATTGCTGTCCCTGATAAAAGCATCGTGCTGGTGCCGGAGGGTTATCACCCTGTCTCCGCGCCGCCGGGATATGATTCGTATTATCTTAACGTGATGGCCGGACCGGTCCGCACGTGGGTGTTCCACAATGATCCCGATCATGAGTGGCTGTTCAAGCCTGCACAGAGCGGGCCTGTGACAGCGGCAGAGTGA
- the iolG gene encoding inositol 2-dehydrogenase — translation MVKPIVVGIIGAGRIGRLHADNLRAMPSFKLKSIAEAMMSDELLAWAESRGLGSVFAAGEDILNDPEIEAVFICTPTDSHASWIERAARAGKHIFCEKPISLSSEETQRALQAAEDAGVLLQVGFNRRMDPSFRKLKRLVQSGELGNPHIVKITSRDPQPPGEAYVRSSGGMFMDMTIHDFDMARYLVGSEVAEVYTRGANLIDPMFGRCGDVDTAVITLTFVNGAICVIDNSRQAVYGYDQRVEVFGTLGSATADNCRPTTVEVSTATSVTRDQPEHFFLERYNQAFMEEIAAFARSVRLEEPVICSGRDGEAAQLIAEAARESYLSGLPVKLSVTAAEAGFSELQAL, via the coding sequence ATGGTTAAACCGATTGTAGTTGGCATTATCGGAGCGGGAAGAATCGGCCGCCTCCACGCAGACAATCTGCGTGCGATGCCGTCGTTCAAACTGAAGTCCATAGCTGAAGCTATGATGAGTGACGAATTGCTGGCCTGGGCAGAGAGCAGGGGGCTTGGCTCTGTTTTTGCTGCGGGTGAAGATATACTGAATGATCCTGAGATTGAAGCGGTGTTCATCTGCACGCCGACTGATTCGCATGCGTCCTGGATTGAGCGGGCTGCGCGGGCGGGCAAACATATCTTCTGTGAAAAGCCGATCAGCCTCTCCTCGGAAGAGACCCAGCGGGCCTTGCAGGCGGCAGAGGACGCCGGTGTGCTGCTGCAAGTTGGCTTCAACCGCCGGATGGACCCCAGCTTCCGCAAGCTTAAGCGGCTGGTTCAATCCGGGGAGCTGGGGAATCCGCATATTGTGAAAATCACCTCGCGTGACCCGCAGCCTCCCGGTGAGGCTTATGTACGGTCCTCGGGCGGGATGTTCATGGATATGACGATTCATGATTTCGATATGGCCCGTTATCTGGTGGGCAGTGAAGTGGCCGAGGTCTACACCCGGGGGGCGAATCTGATTGATCCGATGTTCGGCCGTTGCGGGGATGTGGACACCGCCGTCATTACCTTGACGTTCGTGAACGGGGCGATCTGCGTAATCGACAACAGCCGGCAGGCTGTATACGGCTATGATCAGCGGGTGGAGGTGTTCGGAACGCTGGGTTCGGCGACGGCAGACAACTGCCGACCGACAACAGTGGAGGTATCCACCGCGACTTCGGTCACCCGCGATCAGCCGGAGCATTTCTTCCTGGAGCGCTATAACCAGGCATTTATGGAGGAGATTGCCGCGTTTGCCCGTTCAGTAAGGCTGGAGGAACCGGTGATCTGCAGTGGCCGTGACGGCGAAGCGGCACAGCTCATTGCCGAAGCAGCCAGAGAATCGTATCTGAGCGGACTTCCCGTCAAGTTGTCTGTAACTGCTGCGGAAGCGGGATTTTCTGAACTGCAGGCCTTGTAA